AGTGCTACTGCGGCTGCTCCGCCAGCACGACGCTCAGCTGCCGTTCGACGCTCCCCCTGACAATCGTCACCTCGAGTTCGTCCCCGACCCTGTAGTTGCTCTCCAGGTAGGTGCGCAGTTCACCGCGGGTGGTCACCGCCCGGCCGTCAACGGCCGTAACGATGTCGCCACCCAGGAAGACTCTGGTGTTGCCAAGAACCGCTTGCCGCTGAGCGCCCCTGACCCCGGCGATATCGAGCGGCGAGCCTTCTCGCAGCTGCACCAGCAGCAGGCCCTGCTCGACCGGGAGGTCGAGCACGCGGGCAAGCCCCTCGCTCAGGGTGTATGCCCCGTCGATCCCCAACCACGGGTGGCGATACCGTCCGAACTCGATGAGTTCGGGCAGGACCCGTTTGACTGTATCGACGGGTATGGCGAACCCAAGGCCGGCGCTGGTCCCCGTCGGGCTGAATATCGCGGTATTCACGCCGATCACCCTGCCGGCGCTGTCGAGTAGCGGACCGCCCGAGTTGCCGCGATTGATCGCGGCGTCCGTCTGGATTACGCCGGTGATCTGACGGTCCTCGGCGCCCCGCAGCGTCCGGTCCAGAGCGCTCACCACACCGGTGGTGAGCGACTGCCCGAACTGGCCGAAGGGATTCCCGATAGCGATCGCCCTCTGCCCCACCTCGAGGTCCTCCGAGGAACCCAGCTCGACCGGGCGGAGTTCCAGCCCGTGGGCTTCTACCTGGAGCACGGCCAGGTCGTTGATCGGGTCGACGCCTACGATCCTGGCCGGAACGGTAGTTCCGTCGGAGAAGGTCACTTCGATCCGCTGGGCCCCCTCTATCACGTGAAAGTTGGTGACGATCCTGCCTTCGTCATCTACGACGAAGCCGCTGCCTGCGCCTTCGGCCGGTACCGGCTCGAAGAAGAAGGAGAGCTGGACCACCGTGGTAGTGATAGTGACCACCGATGGTGCGACCTGGTCGTAGACATCCATGACGCGCCGCTCGGCGAAATCCCTGCCCGCCTCGTCGATCAGAGCGATCTCATCGTTGCCGAGGGCAGTGCCGACGGCGGCAGCATCCTCTGCGTGACCTCCGCCCGAGTCCTGGGAACGGCACGAGCCAGAGAGGAGCAGCATGGTCAGCAACAGGAGGCGGGTCAGGAGCGAGGCAACGCCTCTGAGGGAGGTCGTCATGTGGCCATTGTGACCCTTCTCAGTTGCGGAATATTCGAACGACCTTCGGCAGGAAGCGGTACGGCAGGGCCCCGGCGGTCACCTGATCTACGGCGCCGGCGATGAGCAGGTCGAGCTCGGGACAGTGGAAGAGCCAGGTGCCCGTCGAACCGCTATGACCGAAGAGCGGCGGAATCGGCTTGCCTCCTGTGAGCAGCCGCGGCAGCGCGAAACGCTTGACTCCCAGGCCGTACTCGATGGGCCAGCTTGGAGCGCGGAGGGCGGCCGCGTCGAGCGGGAAGCCGAAGCGGTTCCACTGCGCCTGCATCAGACGTTTCGTGTCAGGCGACTCGAACAGCGCTTCCGTCGCGTAGGCGCGCATGAAGCTGAGCTGGTCGCGACTGTTGCTGAAGATGCCGTGCAGCGAGCGCATCGCCAGAGGGATCTCCATGGGCCGGTTCCCGACCCAGAGCGACGCCGTCTCCTCCTCCCTGCCTGCCGCCCGGGGCCAGCCAGCCATCCAGGTGTGGTCGAGGCGCAGCGGCTCGAACAACTCCTCCTCGAAGACGGCATGGAGTTCGGCACCGGTTGCCGACTCGATTACACCGTGGAGCAGCGCGTAGTTCGTATCGCTGTAGCGGATCTTCTGCCGCCTCGAAGCAGTCTGCTGCGGTGGGAAGTGCGGGCGGAGTTCGTCGCGCACCCGCGCCGCCACCTGTGCGAGCGACCAGGCCCGGTCGCCCTCCTTGCTGAGAAGGTCGATCAGAGGCCGACCATCTTTCGGTCTGTCCTCCAGATAGTTCGCCAGCCCCGAGGTATGCGACAGCAGGTTGCGGAGCGTGATCTGCTCCGACAGGTCGCGCCCCTGCCAACGGTTGAGACCCTCGATGATGGAGCGGTCGAGGTACTCGGCGATCGATGCGTTGATATCGAGAGTTCCGCGCTCGTGGAGTCGGAGCGTGACCACCGCGGTGAAAAGCTTGTCGATGCTGGCGATGTAGTAGGGGGTGCCCGGGGTCATGGGAGGACCACCCGGGCGAGCGTCTCCTCTCGCACCGGCCCAGGCGAAGCCCTCGTTCACCTTCTCTACGGCGAGTACGGCGTGCTCGATGCCGCGTCCGCTTTTCAACTCGTCGAGCGCGTCCTCGAGGCGCTGCTCCACTTCCTGGGCTTCGGCTCGGCTCATCACGGCAATATCGTTCCGGGTCGTCACTCGCTGGGCCCTCTCACCTTCTCGCCGCCGCTGGCTTTCCACCGCGGTGGCGTCCCGATCATAAGCCCCCGAAGTCGCGCTCGACGCCGGAAGTTGAGCCGGCACGACTTCGGTCGGGCGCGCGATGAGGCAGGGTGGAGGAGGAGGTGCCGGTGAGCGACCCAGCTGCGAGGTACAAGCCGATCGAAGAGTACGGGGTCATAGGCAACCTGCGAACGGTCGCCCTGGTGGGCCGGGACGGCTCGATGGACTGGTGCTGCCTGCCGGAGCTCGACCGGCCAAGCATCTTCGCCGCCATCCTGGACAGCCGCAAGGGCGGACGGTTCCGGGTGGCGCCGGTCGGAGCGGAGCGCGGCGAGCAGCGTTACCTGGATGACACCAACGTCTTGCGGACCGAATTCAGGACGGAGCGCGGGGAGGTCGAGGTTACCGACTTCATGCCCCTCAACGAATCGATCGTAGGTGCGGGCGACCCCTATACGAGTCCCACCATCTACCGGTCGGTCGAGTGCACCGGGGGCGAGGTCGACCTCGAGATCGAGTGGTCCCCTCGCTTCGATTACGCCCGGTCGCGCACGCGCCTCGAGGTTCGTGGCGAGGCCGTCGTCGCCAGAAGCGAGGACGAGCTCGCGGTCCTGGCAGGCTTGCCCCCTTCGGCGCGGCCGGAAACGGACGGGAGCGAGTTGCGGGCGCGCTTGACGCTGAGAGCGGGGGAAATGCTCCCGCTCGTGATGCACTACGGCGCCGAACGTGCCCGAGCGGACCGTGAAACGGTCGCGAGGTTGCTGTCGCGAACGGTGGACGTCTGGCGCGAGTGGGTGGACTCGCGTACCGAAACGGGACGCCTCGAAGGGTTCGAACCGGAGTGGCGGCCACTCGTCGCCAGGGCCGAACTCACGCTCAAGCTCCTCACCCACCCCGATACCGGAGCCATCGCGGCGGCGGCGACCACGTCGTTGCCGGAGCGGATCGGCGGCGTGCGCAACTGGGACTACCGCTACTGCTGGATCCGTGACTCGGCGTTCACCGCTCAGGCGCTATTCTCACTGGGCCACCACGACGCTGCCCTCGACTTCCTCGAATGGACCGCGCGCGTCGCGATGACCGAGGGGCAGAAGAAGCCACACCTGCAGATCATGTACGGCCTGCACGGCGAGACGGAACTCGACGAGGTCGAGCTGGACCATCTGGAAGGGTATCGCTGCTCCCAACCGGTGCGGATCGGCAACGCAGCGGCCGGCCAGGAACAGCACGACATCTACGGCGAGCTGTTGGCATCGGCGTTCGAGTTCGTTCGCCACGGTGGTGAACTGGACGATCCGGTCACCGGCTTCCTGTCGAAGGTCGCCGACAGGGCGAGCGCGGTGTGGAGGCAGCCCGATGCCGGCATCTGGGAGGTGCGGGGCGGTCCGCAACACTTCGTCTACTCCAAGGTGATGTGCTGGGTGGCGCTCGACCGGGCGGTCACGCTGGCAAGGAAGTTCGGCTTGCCCGGCGACGTCTCTCGCTGGGAACGTGAGCGGGACGAGATAAAGCGTGTGGTCCTGGCGGAGGGGTACGACGAGGAGCGGCGTTCATTCGTGCAGACGTTCGGTTCGCAGGCTCTGGACGCCTCCAACCTGCTGATCCCGGTGATGGGGTTCCTGCCGTTCGACGATCTCCGCGTACAGAACACGATCGACCGTACGCTCGAGGAGTTGACTTCGGAGGGCGTCGTCTACCGCTACCACGCCGACGACGGTCTGCCGGGTCGCGAGGGCGCATTCGGCCTCACGACTTTCTGGCTGGTAGACGCGCTTACCCTCTCCGGTCGTCACGAGAAGGCGCTCGAGTTGTTCGAGGGGATGTTGGGTCGGGCGAACCACCTGGGCCTCTACGCGGAGGAGTTCGACCCCGAAACGGGCGCGTTCCTGGGGAACTTCCCGCAAGGCTTCAGCCACATCGGATTGATCAACAGCGCGCTCTACCTGAGCCGCAGTCGCGGCCGTAAGGCGCCGGCACCCGCACCGGTGGGGACCAAGGAGCACGGCGAGGAACTCGAGCACGAGAGCGAATCGGCCCTATGAGCGACCCGAACGGCGAGGGGCGGAGGGTGCTCCTCCGCCCCTGATCGGCTATTCGCTCCCGAAGCCTCAGGCGTCCTGACGCTCGGGATTGTCCAAACGGAAGAAATTGCTGTCGCTCCCGTCGCTCTTGTGCTCCTGGAAGAGGAACACCAGGTTACGCTCGTCGAACGACTCGAACCACTTCTCCCAGCCGACGTCCTCGAGCTCACCGCCGCCGTAGTCGGGGAAGTCGAAGCGGAGCACCCCGGGCCGGCCGTCGTGTTCGGAACCGGGCACCGTGGCGGGCTTCGCCTTACGCTTCTCGGCCCAATGGCGGATCACCTCGTGGGATCGAGTCGCCAGCGACTGCCCCTCGTGATCCTCGTGCTCGTCGGGTGAGTGGACCCACTTGGCGTACTTGGTGGCGGTGTCGGAGAGTCCCTCGCTGTGCTGTTCGAGGAACTTCCTCTCCTCGGAAGTCACATTCTTCGCATCTCCAGGTCGTTTGGCCATTGCCGTCCCCCTTCGGGTCGAGGCTGATCTTCAGACCCCTCAATGTTCGCCCGGCTGCAGCCCAGAGAAAGTGCGCTGACGCGAGAAACGGCCGTTCGCTACCAGGTGTCTCCGCCGCCAGCGGGAGGCCAGTCTCCCTGCATCCTTCGGAGGAGGATTATCTGACCCAGGTGGTGGGCCTCGTGAGCGAAGTGGCTCGTGAGTTGGTAGCCCACCGAGGTATCGCGGCCCTCCACCACTCGCCTTGCCAGTAGGGCCGGATCGCCTGCGACCGCGCGCAGTTCGGCCAGGCCCGCCAAATAGCTATCGACGAGCCCGTTCCACTGCGCCTCCTCCACATGCGGCCAGCCCTCTTCGGCGTGGCCGACGGGCCTGGGCTCGCCGTCTGCTGTGAGGCCCAGGAGGCGGCGCTGCCAGAAGCGCATGTGCCCGAGGATGTCGGCGATCGAGTGTGGAGATCCGCCCGGGCGGGCGGACGCTACCGGCCAGGCGATGCCGTTCAGAGCTCGGGAGAACGGAGTGAACTCCATCCCCTCGTCGGATATGAGCCGTTCGAGAGTCGCGGAAGGGGGTCCGGCCAGGGGTTCACTCATCCGCCTGGCCCTCCTCGACGAGGGCGAACGTGCAGCGGCTTCGACCGTCGAGCATGCAGCCAGTATGGGCGACCGGTCGACCCATGAGCAACGAGAGCAGCTTCACGTCGTAACGGCAGACGGCGCGCGTCTGTCGCGCGAGTTTGTGGTAGACGCAGTTGGCGGCTGCGATGCCCTCCTCTTCAGGCAGCGCGGTCGCCTCGTAGCCCAGCTCGTTCATCACGCCGAGTACGGCGTGCAGCCGCTCCGCGCTTCCGGGCGGGAAGCTCCTGTCACCCACACCGTCCGCGATACGCTCGGCCATCTGCCCCAGCAGCCGCTCGACACCCTCTTCGCCGAGCGCTTCGGCCGCAGTTTCCAGCAAACCCTGTGCCAGCAGCGCGTAGTTGCGTGGGAAGCCTTCGTATCCCCTGTCCGTGAGCCCATACGAACGGCTGGGCCGGCCTCCAGTGCTTCGACTCTCGACCGGGGCCACGAGGCCATCGCGTTCGAGTCCCACGATGTGCTGCTGGACGGCGGTGCGCGTGATCCCCAGTTCGTCGCTCAGCTCGCCGATCGTGAGGCCGGCCGGCTTGTACTCCAGCAGTTTCTGCATCAGTTGCCTGCGCGTATCAGCCATCCCGAGCCCTCCGGTGCATGGAGCCGTATCTGCCGATCAACAGTAGCATCAGCTTACTTATAACACTTTCGCCTTGCAAAACTTTGCTCATTCTGCTAGCCTCGGCTCGAGCGCGCTCCAGATCGATGGGGTCCAACACCCCATGGGAGGCTTTGCTATGAAGCAGATACGCCTGATCCTTCTGGCCGCGGCCGTGCTGACGCTAGGCGCCGCGTGGGCCCAAGACCTTTCGCCGGCCTTGCCCTCCGGCTATGTGAACGCGAGCGAACTCCTGCCCCTTCCGGAGTTCATCCCCGGCGCGGGCGCGCTCTACATCGACCCCGCTAACGCACCCGTGGGCCCGTGGCTCTCCTACGGGAACGACGGCAAACTCGTCGAGGTGCTGTTCATGGTGCCGGTGTCGCAGATGACCGAGGGCGCCAACTGGGACGACCTCGCGGCCGGTACCTTCGAGGAGCTGGGAATCTCCACGCTGGACCACGTAGATATCACCTTCAACCCGGGGCACGCGGGAATGGCCGAAGCCCACTACCACTTCCGCTTGGCGCTGATCGATCACGAGTCGCAGCAGGCCGCACTGAGCGAATAGTCGGAACCCGTCGAAACAGCTGCTCGGGACCGGAGAGGCCGACTCGCCGGTCCCGGGTTCTCCTCAGGCAGATGACCCATTCTGCCCTCGGCTCCGCAGCCGCACGCGGAAGTCGCGAAGCTCGTAGCCCTCGATCAGCTCGTTCCAACGGATGGTAGGTGCTTTGTCTACTTCGACCGGCAGCGCCAGGAACCGCCGGAGGAAGATGTCGCTCTCCTGTATGGCGACGAACGCGCCGGGGCAGCGGTGGGCACCGTCTCCGAAAGAGAGCGCCGGCGCCTGCACGCCGGGAGCGAGGTTACGACCCGGACATATCGTGAGGGGCTCAGGTCCGACCGCGCCCTCGTCGGCGTTGGCAGCGCCGATGTCGAGCGACAGCAGGGCTCCGGCGGGAATGATCACCTCCTCGTCCCCATCGGCGATCAGCAAGGGCGCGACAGTGCGGCGATAGAGACGGCCGACAACCGGTTCGAGGCGCAGGATCTCGTGGAGGATCCGGTGACGTTCG
This is a stretch of genomic DNA from Trueperaceae bacterium. It encodes these proteins:
- a CDS encoding trypsin-like peptidase domain-containing protein; the encoded protein is MTTSLRGVASLLTRLLLLTMLLLSGSCRSQDSGGGHAEDAAAVGTALGNDEIALIDEAGRDFAERRVMDVYDQVAPSVVTITTTVVQLSFFFEPVPAEGAGSGFVVDDEGRIVTNFHVIEGAQRIEVTFSDGTTVPARIVGVDPINDLAVLQVEAHGLELRPVELGSSEDLEVGQRAIAIGNPFGQFGQSLTTGVVSALDRTLRGAEDRQITGVIQTDAAINRGNSGGPLLDSAGRVIGVNTAIFSPTGTSAGLGFAIPVDTVKRVLPELIEFGRYRHPWLGIDGAYTLSEGLARVLDLPVEQGLLLVQLREGSPLDIAGVRGAQRQAVLGNTRVFLGGDIVTAVDGRAVTTRGELRTYLESNYRVGDELEVTIVRGSVERQLSVVLAEQPQ
- a CDS encoding serine hydrolase domain-containing protein, which codes for MSRAEAQEVEQRLEDALDELKSGRGIEHAVLAVEKVNEGFAWAGARGDARPGGPPMTPGTPYYIASIDKLFTAVVTLRLHERGTLDINASIAEYLDRSIIEGLNRWQGRDLSEQITLRNLLSHTSGLANYLEDRPKDGRPLIDLLSKEGDRAWSLAQVAARVRDELRPHFPPQQTASRRQKIRYSDTNYALLHGVIESATGAELHAVFEEELFEPLRLDHTWMAGWPRAAGREEETASLWVGNRPMEIPLAMRSLHGIFSNSRDQLSFMRAYATEALFESPDTKRLMQAQWNRFGFPLDAAALRAPSWPIEYGLGVKRFALPRLLTGGKPIPPLFGHSGSTGTWLFHCPELDLLIAGAVDQVTAGALPYRFLPKVVRIFRN
- a CDS encoding glycoside hydrolase family 15 protein, whose protein sequence is MSDPAARYKPIEEYGVIGNLRTVALVGRDGSMDWCCLPELDRPSIFAAILDSRKGGRFRVAPVGAERGEQRYLDDTNVLRTEFRTERGEVEVTDFMPLNESIVGAGDPYTSPTIYRSVECTGGEVDLEIEWSPRFDYARSRTRLEVRGEAVVARSEDELAVLAGLPPSARPETDGSELRARLTLRAGEMLPLVMHYGAERARADRETVARLLSRTVDVWREWVDSRTETGRLEGFEPEWRPLVARAELTLKLLTHPDTGAIAAAATTSLPERIGGVRNWDYRYCWIRDSAFTAQALFSLGHHDAALDFLEWTARVAMTEGQKKPHLQIMYGLHGETELDEVELDHLEGYRCSQPVRIGNAAAGQEQHDIYGELLASAFEFVRHGGELDDPVTGFLSKVADRASAVWRQPDAGIWEVRGGPQHFVYSKVMCWVALDRAVTLARKFGLPGDVSRWERERDEIKRVVLAEGYDEERRSFVQTFGSQALDASNLLIPVMGFLPFDDLRVQNTIDRTLEELTSEGVVYRYHADDGLPGREGAFGLTTFWLVDALTLSGRHEKALELFEGMLGRANHLGLYAEEFDPETGAFLGNFPQGFSHIGLINSALYLSRSRGRKAPAPAPVGTKEHGEELEHESESAL
- a CDS encoding DinB family protein, which produces MSEPLAGPPSATLERLISDEGMEFTPFSRALNGIAWPVASARPGGSPHSIADILGHMRFWQRRLLGLTADGEPRPVGHAEEGWPHVEEAQWNGLVDSYLAGLAELRAVAGDPALLARRVVEGRDTSVGYQLTSHFAHEAHHLGQIILLRRMQGDWPPAGGGDTW
- a CDS encoding HTH domain-containing protein, which gives rise to MADTRRQLMQKLLEYKPAGLTIGELSDELGITRTAVQQHIVGLERDGLVAPVESRSTGGRPSRSYGLTDRGYEGFPRNYALLAQGLLETAAEALGEEGVERLLGQMAERIADGVGDRSFPPGSAERLHAVLGVMNELGYEATALPEEEGIAAANCVYHKLARQTRAVCRYDVKLLSLLMGRPVAHTGCMLDGRSRCTFALVEEGQADE